taaataaaaacaaagcctcccccaccaaaaataaatgaataaataaataaataaataaaagggaaacggagaataaaagaagaaaggaaggtatgaacaaaaggagagggaaaggaagagaaggaaaagaaaacgggagaaatcaaatgaaagaaaggaaggcaggaaggatgaaaaaaaaaaacgaaataacggaaaggtagaaaacaaagaaaggaaatcaaatatatacaaaaaggaaggaaggaagaaagaggaaggaaaacgatgcCATAAGTAATGAGAGGgttaaacgaaaagaaagaacagacaagacttgaatttttttttattttttttttttttaggtaggaaggatactggccaagggcaacaaaaatctaatgaaaaaaaaaatgcccactgaaatggcacagtcccataaaagggtcaaagcagtggtcaaaaattggtggataagtgtcttgaaacctccctcttgaaggaattcaagtcataggaaggtggaaatacagaagcaggcagggagttccagagtttaccagagaaagggatgaatgattgattgacgAAGAATtgaatagacgagagagagaaaaagagaaaaaaagacgagagagagagagagagagagagagagagagagagagagagagagagagagagagagagagagagagagagagagagataaacaaggtCCGAGAGTGGCGAGGATGGGGGAGGCTGGAGGGTGGTGAAAGAAGGGGTACTGGAATGACTGGCAGGATTGTgactatctgtctatctgtctatctatggcTGCAATGTGAAATACCGAAGCGTGAATGACATGAGTTTAAATATATGACTGAATTTTGCATGAGTAGAACGTGGAGAACATGAGCATGAATGACTGAAGAGTGGATTTATAACTGCCAAGCCAAGCTaagcaagccaagccaagcaagccaagccaagccaagcaagCCAAGCCAGGCCAAGCAAGCCAGGCCAAGCAAACCAAGCCGTGAAAGGCGAGGCACGCTAAGTTAACCACACACTTTTGATGAGTtatggaacgtgtgtgtgtgtgtgtgtgtgtgtgtgtgttgttagttGTTGTGTCGTCAGTTGTAagtgtacatgagagagagagagagagagagagagagagagagagagagagagagagagagagagagagagagagagagagagagagagtctgacacGCCTCCACGGATCAGTTATAAcgtaaactttctctctctctctctctctctctctctctctctctctctctctctctctctctctctctctctctctctctcgtttcaggtCCGCTGCCACAAATCGCCTTAACACAAGTGGACCAAACTCTCATTGGTGCCCATCCATCCACAGTGCCAGTGTCCCGTGAGTGATGGATGGCTGGAAGGTTCCTGACTGCACTCACCAAACCCTAACcaaactccaaaacacacacaaaccttccgTCACCCTCACCTAACCCTTTGTCCTGAAACATCTTAAACCATCCCAAAAATGTTTCTCATCTAATCCCAAACCAAAAAATATCGACTAGGGGAGAGCGGGGCTAGTTGCATCAAATTTTACATTTCCTTCTACAAAATTGTGTATAATTCATTCAAGTGAAATTCAGTTGTCGTATATAAATATGCTAGACCTCATCATCAAGTTCACATGCGTAGATATTAATGAAAATCATTTCTTATATACTTAATTTTGatatatatctaaaaaaaatatttgatgcaACTTACCCCATCTGCGGGGCAAGTTGCATCAGTATGAGGGGCAAGTTGCATCATAAACAAACTATAACTTTTGAGAGTTTAtttaaatgataagaaaatagaaatccACAATAAACTGAACCGATGAACCTTAAATTTATTCATCATCAGATTCACAGTTATgacaaatataatataaaattaTACCTCCATCTGTTCCCAAACATTCCTCATGAGACCATCCTCTGCATGTACTACATTGAATCCATTTCTCCCGGGGCCTGCTATTGGAATATGGTTCTACACAAATCAGACAATACCAGTCTTCGTCGTCTGAGCTGGATATGTCGTACTTTTCAACAGGTTTTTTGGATCGAACTTTGTGTAAAAACTCCTGCTTCCTTTTCTTGgtggctttcttttctttgacatcattctttttgttttttttcttaatggctTCAGCAAACAGAGCATTTCTTTCAGGTGTGTCTGTTAATATGGCACTTTTACGTGCTTTTCTGCCTgtattacatttctttttccgAGGTGTTGCTTTTGGATGTGGCATGATTTTTTCTGGGCAAAGGGAAGACTCACCAACATTTGCAGTTTCAACTTGATCAGTAATGGAAGAAGCTAGGCTACTGCTGGTTGTGGTCCTACTGCAgttgaagtggaaggaaggggttCACTGgctgtagaagaggaaggatggggtTCCATTGATgcagaagtggaagaaaacCAATGTTCATCTATCGATTTTGAAACCTCTGAGACATCTTGCATTGCTTTGGCCGCATCCTGTTCACATTGCTGCCTCACTGGGCGATCCGTTACTGAAGAGGGAGCAAACTCCCAGTCATCAAAGATATTTGTATTCAAAGGACTGATGCCGCTGACTTTAAAGCCACTCGTGATGTTAATGGGAGTTGAAGCTCTCAGAAAagcttttttttacttgagaaGGAATGTCGTAAATGGTCATTCTTTTTCCAGGATTACTCCGTAACCAGTCATTCTGAGCTGAACTCAGGTAACGCTTGAAAGGTCCATAAACTGACCTATCTAAGGGCTGCAACTTGTGGGAGCAGTGTGGAGGAAATGACAGCAAAACCACTCCATTTTCCTTGCATAATGTGATAACATCATAGTTAACATGAGATTGGTGATTATCTAGCAACAGCAAGATAGGTTTCTCGACAGTTGCTTTTGTATGCTTAATGAAATGCTTCATAAACAGTAAGAAGTTATCCTGTGTCATCCATCCAGAAGGGTGACAGGCTCCAATTGATCCTTCTGGGCCATCCCTTATGAAATGATCATGGTAGTTTTTCCGTGGAAATATCAACATGGGAGGAACAGACCCTCCAATGGCATTGACAGCAACACAAAATGTAACAAGTTGTCCTCTCTCAGCTGAGGTAAGAGAGCCAACTTGCTTTGTGCCCTTAACTGCTACCACTGCACGAGGTTTCTGAACAGTTGTCACTCCACTTTCATCAGCATTCCATATGTCTTGAGGTTCAAATTTATACTTATCCATGAGAGAAGAAAGCttggagaaaaataactctacATTATGCTTGTTGAAACTTGTAGCTCTGGACAAACTTGTCGCTTCAGGTTGTCTAATTGAGAGTTCTTGTCCATGTCGCTTCATGAAACCTGAAAACCAGTCTTTTCCAGCATATTTATCATTGCGCCAATTATCAGGCATTTCTATCTTTGCTTCATTGGCGCATTTGAAAGCCAGTTCCTTGACTTCTCTCGGAGAAAGACCAAAAtaaattgctgctgctgttttcagATAGGATACtaattcttcttcct
The Scylla paramamosain isolate STU-SP2022 unplaced genomic scaffold, ASM3559412v1 Contig11, whole genome shotgun sequence genome window above contains:
- the LOC135097068 gene encoding tigger transposable element-derived protein 6-like isoform X1 → MGSPLAAARSPHVLCAPSPACTRATNTAVVHSSGGHTLLRGTPTFQQAPTSFASVALRYGRRCSSPQTPQLTGCASCTAALHSARPLLRAPGPRDSPPAAATTGVPLSARTTAPRVSGPPCRPGRWTGCPRRHPVPSRAPGARCPRTTTLVPAEMVRNYKRKTERGSATPQLMQEAADFVRNKNKSVRESTQLFGVHYSTLQRFIHKTSGNTAKNNTHVGYAKPRQVFTCEQEEELVSYLKTAAAIYFGLSPREVKELAFKCANEAKIEMPDNWRNDKYAGKDWFSGFMKRHGQELSIRQPEATSLSRATSFNKHNVELFFSKLSSLMDKYKFEPQDIWNADESGVTTVQKPRAVVAVKGTKQVGSLTSAERGQLVTFCVAVNAIGGSVPPMLIFPRKNYHDHFIRDGPEGSIGACHPSGWMTQDNFLLFMKHFIKHTKATVEKPILLLLDNHQSHVNYDVITLCKENGVVLLSFPPHCSHKLQPLDRSVYGPFKRYLSSAQNDWLRSNPGKRMTIYDIPSQVKKSFSESFNSH